A single region of the Triticum dicoccoides isolate Atlit2015 ecotype Zavitan chromosome 2B, WEW_v2.0, whole genome shotgun sequence genome encodes:
- the LOC119364683 gene encoding thiosulfate/3-mercaptopyruvate sulfurtransferase 1, mitochondrial-like isoform X4: MVAAPAPALTAADARQAAARKEEEDDEEVVCFICFDGGDLVVCDWSQCRRRLQAAESRSFPPVRFLSLPHMLPSEKAFYAAVSSLGIYSKDVYDGKGLFSAARVWWMFRAYGHDKVWVLDGGLPQWRASGYGVESSASSDAILKASAASEAIEKVYQGQSDMDRGDYFELSLGKKDLDRSKKYIQTLQA; the protein is encoded by the exons atggtcgccgcccccgcccccgccctaaCCGCCGCGGACGCGAGGCAGGCCGCggcgaggaaggaggaggaggacgacgaggaggtcGTCTGCTTCATCTGCTTCGACGGGGGAGACCTCGTCGTCTGCGATTGGAG TCAGTGCCGCCGCCGTCTCCAAGCTGCAGAGTCCCGTTCCTTTCCGCCCGTGCGTTTCCTCAGC TTGCCACACATGCTGCCATCTGAAAAAGCATTTTATGCTGCTGTATCTTCCCTTGGCATCTACAGCAAAGATGTTTACGATGGAAAGGGGCTATTTAGCGCCGCTCGTGTTTGGTG GATGTTTCGTGCTTATGGACATGACAAAGTCTGGGTTTTGGATGGAGGTTTGCCCCAGTGGCGTGCTTCTGGGTATGGCGTGGAATCAAGTGCCTCCAGCGATGCTATCTTAAAAGCTAGTGCTGCTAGTGAAGCAATCGAGAAGGTTTACCAGGGGCAGTCG GACATGGATAGAGGAGATTATTTTGAATTAAGTTTGGGCAAAAAAGACCTGGACAGATCAAAGAAATACATCCAGACGTTGCAGGCATGA
- the LOC119364683 gene encoding thiosulfate sulfurtransferase TUM1-like isoform X2, translated as MVAAPAPALTAADARQAAARKEEEDDEEVVCFICFDGGDLVVCDWRCDAAVRDFFHAWMIIERAPPDCSQCRRRLQAAESRSFPPLPHMLPSEKAFYAAVSSLGIYSKDVYDGKGLFSAARVWWMFRAYGHDKVWVLDGGLPQWRASGYGVESSASSDAILKASAASEAIEKVYQGQSDMDRGDYFELSLGKKDLDRSKKYIQTLQA; from the exons atggtcgccgcccccgcccccgccctaaCCGCCGCGGACGCGAGGCAGGCCGCggcgaggaaggaggaggaggacgacgaggaggtcGTCTGCTTCATCTGCTTCGACGGGGGAGACCTCGTCGTCTGCGATTGGAGGTGCGACGCCGCAGTGCGCGACTTCTTCCACGCCTGGATGATCATTGAGCGCGCCCCTCCTGATTGCAGTCAGTGCCGCCGCCGTCTCCAAGCTGCAGAGTCCCGTTCCTTTCCGCCC TTGCCACACATGCTGCCATCTGAAAAAGCATTTTATGCTGCTGTATCTTCCCTTGGCATCTACAGCAAAGATGTTTACGATGGAAAGGGGCTATTTAGCGCCGCTCGTGTTTGGTG GATGTTTCGTGCTTATGGACATGACAAAGTCTGGGTTTTGGATGGAGGTTTGCCCCAGTGGCGTGCTTCTGGGTATGGCGTGGAATCAAGTGCCTCCAGCGATGCTATCTTAAAAGCTAGTGCTGCTAGTGAAGCAATCGAGAAGGTTTACCAGGGGCAGTCG GACATGGATAGAGGAGATTATTTTGAATTAAGTTTGGGCAAAAAAGACCTGGACAGATCAAAGAAATACATCCAGACGTTGCAGGCATGA
- the LOC119364683 gene encoding thiosulfate sulfurtransferase-like isoform X1: MVAAPAPALTAADARQAAARKEEEDDEEVVCFICFDGGDLVVCDWRCDAAVRDFFHAWMIIERAPPDCSQCRRRLQAAESRSFPPVRFLSLPHMLPSEKAFYAAVSSLGIYSKDVYDGKGLFSAARVWWMFRAYGHDKVWVLDGGLPQWRASGYGVESSASSDAILKASAASEAIEKVYQGQSDMDRGDYFELSLGKKDLDRSKKYIQTLQA, translated from the exons atggtcgccgcccccgcccccgccctaaCCGCCGCGGACGCGAGGCAGGCCGCggcgaggaaggaggaggaggacgacgaggaggtcGTCTGCTTCATCTGCTTCGACGGGGGAGACCTCGTCGTCTGCGATTGGAGGTGCGACGCCGCAGTGCGCGACTTCTTCCACGCCTGGATGATCATTGAGCGCGCCCCTCCTGATTGCAGTCAGTGCCGCCGCCGTCTCCAAGCTGCAGAGTCCCGTTCCTTTCCGCCCGTGCGTTTCCTCAGC TTGCCACACATGCTGCCATCTGAAAAAGCATTTTATGCTGCTGTATCTTCCCTTGGCATCTACAGCAAAGATGTTTACGATGGAAAGGGGCTATTTAGCGCCGCTCGTGTTTGGTG GATGTTTCGTGCTTATGGACATGACAAAGTCTGGGTTTTGGATGGAGGTTTGCCCCAGTGGCGTGCTTCTGGGTATGGCGTGGAATCAAGTGCCTCCAGCGATGCTATCTTAAAAGCTAGTGCTGCTAGTGAAGCAATCGAGAAGGTTTACCAGGGGCAGTCG GACATGGATAGAGGAGATTATTTTGAATTAAGTTTGGGCAAAAAAGACCTGGACAGATCAAAGAAATACATCCAGACGTTGCAGGCATGA
- the LOC119364683 gene encoding thiosulfate/3-mercaptopyruvate sulfurtransferase 1, mitochondrial-like isoform X3, translating to MVAAPAPALTAADARQAAARKEEEDDEEVVCFICFDGGDLVVCDWRCDAAVRDFFHAWMIIERAPPDCSQCRRRLQAAESRSFPPVRFLSLPHMLPSEKAFYAAVSSLGIYSKDVYDGKGLFSAARVWWMFRAYGHDKVWVLDGGLPQWRASGYGVESSASSDAILKASAASEAIEKVYQGQSLAASRTWIEEIILN from the exons atggtcgccgcccccgcccccgccctaaCCGCCGCGGACGCGAGGCAGGCCGCggcgaggaaggaggaggaggacgacgaggaggtcGTCTGCTTCATCTGCTTCGACGGGGGAGACCTCGTCGTCTGCGATTGGAGGTGCGACGCCGCAGTGCGCGACTTCTTCCACGCCTGGATGATCATTGAGCGCGCCCCTCCTGATTGCAGTCAGTGCCGCCGCCGTCTCCAAGCTGCAGAGTCCCGTTCCTTTCCGCCCGTGCGTTTCCTCAGC TTGCCACACATGCTGCCATCTGAAAAAGCATTTTATGCTGCTGTATCTTCCCTTGGCATCTACAGCAAAGATGTTTACGATGGAAAGGGGCTATTTAGCGCCGCTCGTGTTTGGTG GATGTTTCGTGCTTATGGACATGACAAAGTCTGGGTTTTGGATGGAGGTTTGCCCCAGTGGCGTGCTTCTGGGTATGGCGTGGAATCAAGTGCCTCCAGCGATGCTATCTTAAAAGCTAGTGCTGCTAGTGAAGCAATCGAGAAGGTTTACCAGGGGCAGTCG CTTGCTGCTTCCAGGACATGGATAGAGGAGATTATTTTGAATTAA